In Mesorhizobium sp. J428, the genomic window TGAGCAGCGCGGATTCGAGCTGATACGGGTCGGTAACGACGGCCGGGAGGCTCGGCGGGAAGCTCGTCTCGATGCTGAACATCGGACCGAGCGACCGCTGCAGCAGCTCGGTCATGCCGGCCACCAGCCTTTCCGCGTCGACGTCCTGGATGTTGAGGTCCTGGCGGCGGGCAAAGGCGAGCATGCGCTGGGTGAGCGCGCTGCCGCGCTGTGCGCCCTGGACGGCATTGTCCACCAGCCTGAGCAGCGCCGGGTCGTCGGGCAGGCGTCGACGCAACAGTTCGAGGCTGCCGAGAACCGCCATGAGCAGGTTGTTGAAGTCGTGCGCGATACCGCCCGTGAGGTTGCCGATCGCCTCCATCTTTTGCGCCTGGCGAAGCTGTTCCTCGGCCAGGGTTCTCTCGGCCACCGCGGCGCGGACCCTTTCCTCCAGCGTCGAATTCAGCGACTGCAGCGCCTGCTCGGCGCGTCGCCTCTCCTGAAGCTCTCGTTCGACAGATTCAAGAAGCCTTGCGTTGTCCAGGGCGCTCGCCGCGTGGCCTGCGATGCCGAGGATGGCCTGTTCGTGGACCTCCGTGAAACGGCGGGGCTCGGCATGGCCGAAGAACAGGCCTCCCAGCACTTCGCCCGTGCGCGACACCACCGGAACCGCCAGGTAGGAACGGACGGGAAGATGGCCCTCGGGCATTCCCTTGTTCGGCGCGTTTCGGCCATAGCGGGGATCGAGAAGAATATCGTCCGAGCGGACGACGCCTTCGCCCTCGAATGTCGGCCTGAACACGTGCGTGGCGCGCGGCATCGGATAGCCCGCGAAGGCGTCGCGCGATGCGCCGGACAGGGCATAAAGCATGTAGCTGTCGCCTGCCTCGTCGACGACGTTGTAGAAGAAGGCGCCGAACTGTGCACCGGTGAGTTCGACACCCGCATCCGTGACCGTCTGCACGATGCTGGCAAGATCTCGGTCCGCGGCCACAGCCGCGCCGGTGTCGTTGAGGAGTTGCAGGCGCATCTCGGCACCCTTGCGCGCCGTGATGTCGTGCACCGCGCCGACGAAACGGACGGCCTTGCCATTGTGGAACTCGGCGCTGCCGGTCGCCGCGATCCAGCGCAGCACGCCGTCCTCAATGCCGACGGTGCGGTACTCGATGTCGAACGGGTGAGGGTCGCTCGCGGAGAGTGCAATCCGCACCGCTTGGTCGGCCCGCTGTCGGTCGTCGGGGTGGAGACCTGCAAGGAAGCTGCCTTCGTAGGTGACATGCGCGTCGGGCGGCAGGCCGAACAATTGTTTGCAGCGCTCGTCCCATCGCAGCGCGCCCGTTTGCGGGTCAAAGTCCCAGGTTCCGATCGAGGCCGCGGCGGTGGCAAGCCGCAGCCGCTCCGCCGCATCCCGGGACGCCTGGTCGGAACGGACCCGCTCGACATGAGCCCAGGAACGTTCGGTGACTTCGCGCAACAGCGAAAGCTCCCCGTTGCTCCAGTGATGAGGACCCTTGTGGTGGATCGCCATGAGGGCGGTGAGACGGCCTTCTTTCACCAGCGGCATGCAGATGGTCGAGCCGATGCCGATGGCCTGGAAGGTCGCGGCTTCTTCGGGGGCAAGCTCCTTCAGGTTGTCGTTGACGATCAACGGAAGACCTCGGCCCAGGACATCGACGGCCTTGCGGCCGAAATCGGCGAGGCTGTAGTAGCCGACGATGCTGGGCGAGCCGGGCGCGCTCCAGTCCCCGCGGATGGTGAAGTGATCCTGATCCGCCTCCATGTCGGCATAGGCGCAGATCGCGACGCCGAGATGCTGCCCAAGCATGCGTGTGGTCGTCGCAAGGATGGCGTCGGCATCGAGGCTCGCCGAGGTCTCGAGCGCAAGCTCGTCCAGAAACCGCAGCCGGGTCTCGCTTTCCCGCAGCGCGTCCTCCGCGGCGCGTTGCTCTGTGACGTCGTTGCAGCAGCCGACGAAATTGATGAACGTGCCGTCTGCCGCGATCTGGGGCACCCCCGTTTCCTCGAACGTGCGCCACTCGCCGTCGCGACGCCTGATCCGGTAGGTCAGGCGGAAGGGCTCGCATGCGGCGAAGCTACGGTCGTAGGCCGCAAGAACCTCCTCCCGGTCGTCGGGATGAACATTATCAAGCCAGCCCTCGCCGAGTTCGGCCGAGAGCGGGCGGCCGGTGAAATCGAGCCACGGCTGGTTGAACCACGTGCAGCCATAGGAGGAATCGGAAATCCACATATAGGTGGGTGCCGCGTCGGCGATGTTGCGGAAGCGATCCTCGCTTTCCCTGAGCTTGCGATCGGCCGCAACGCGCTCGGTGGTCTCGACCACGATGGCCATGACCCCGATCGGCTCCCCGAGTTCCCCCAGAACGGGGGAATAGTCGAGATCCATAAAAACCTGCTCGGGGGCACCGTCGCGCCGGTAGAGCGTCAGTTCCTGGTCGCGATAGGACAGGACATCGCCCCGACCCAGAACCACCTTCATCACATTGTCGTTGAAGTCGGCGACCTCGGGCCATCCCTCCCGCACGGCGGAGCCGAGCAGCGACGGGTGCCGTTCGCCTGCGAAGCGCGAATAGGGGTCGTTATAGATCATCGTTCCCCGCTCGCCCCAAAGAGTGACGATCGGAACCGGCGAACGCAGTATCGCTCCAACGATGGTCTTCAGAGGAGACGGCCAGATGTCGATCGGCCCGAGCGGTGTGGCGGTCCAGTCATAATCGCGGATCAGCGCCGCCATGAGGCCGCCCCCCGCCAGGAACCCGTATCCTGAAGTCGCGATGTTCACATTCCACCCCAAGACGAACGCACGGCGAAGGAAGAATGTGGGGAGAAACAAATGGTTGCGGCGGGGTGCCGGATTTATTGCCGGTCAAGTGCCAAGGTAGCGGCTAGTGGGCAAGATGGACTTCGTCGCAATGCTGGTAGATGCCGACCGTGTCTCGCTTCAAAGCGTTCGATCGGATTGCAATGAACGGCGACAGCGCTTTCGCGGCAGGTATCGTCCGTGGCATATTCCTCACCGTGCGGGCTTCGTACAAAATGATAGGAAAATATCCCTTGACGCCGTAACGGTGGTCTGGTAGGGTTTCGTCATCGTCGGAAGTGTGCCTCTCAAGCTCCTTTTCGGAGTGGGGTGCCCCAGCGGTTTTCATTTCATGACATCGTCGGAGCATTGGATGGGCCGCGGGATCAGCGAGGCGCAGTGGCTTGCCGCGCGCGAGCTCTCGGAAGGCCAGCCCCCGACCAGGGTGCGGGTGGCGGCCGTGCTGGGCGTCGACAATTCCCACGTCTATTCCCGTTCTTCCGCCGAGGGCTGGAAGACGATCGACCATCGCAACCAGGAGATCCGCGGCCTTTATCGCGAGGTCCAGACGATCGCCGCTGCCCTGTCGGGGCGCGAGCCGCCGGAGGAGGAGGTCGCGAACATGCCGCCTCCAGACGCCAAGGGGAAGGAGGCGGTGCGACCGGGCGGACCGCCGCCTCCCACCGGCGCGCCGGCGGACCCGGCCGCGATGCGGGCGAACGTGCCGGAACCGGCGATGGGCTCGGACGCCGGGGAACGTGCCGCGCGCGACCCTGCAGCAGGACCCGCTCCGGCGGTTGCCGTGCCCGATTGGGACAGGATGGACCCGGTCGAGCTGCTCGCCAATGCCAGCGGCTTCGTCGCGCGGCAGGTCGGCCGGCTGATCGAGAATGCCGACCGACGCGGCGGGCGGCTGGACAAGGCGCAGGTCGAAGGGCTCGCGGCGCTCGGCAAGATGATGGACCGCTGGGAGGCTCTGGCGGCCGAACGGACGAAGGACAACAAGAAGAAGAGCGATGAGAAACTCGCCGACGTATTCAAGAGAATTGACCGCCGCATTGTCGAACTCGCTGTCGAAGGCGCCGAGTTCCTCGACCAGCGGCGCCGGCGAGGACGAGGCGCGACGCGTCGACGCGGAGTGGCTGATGCGGGGTCGCCCGGCGCAGATACCGATCTGGCGCAGCCTGCTTCCTGATCCGCCCGAGACCTGGCTGGTCGTCGGCGGGCGCGGTGCGGGCAAGACGCTTCTGGGCGCCGAATGGGTCAATGGGCTCGTGCGCGGCTTCCCGCCTTATTCGCGACGGCCGAAATACCGGAACATCGCGCTGGTGGGCGAGACGCTGGCCGACGTGCGCGAGGTGATGATCGACGGCCCGTCGGGGATCCGGACCGTCGCGCGCGGCTCGCGGCCGCGCTTCGAGGCGACCCGACGACGGTTGGTGTGGGACAACGGCGCGGTGGCGCAGGCGTTCTCGTCGGAGGATCCGGACAGCCTGCGCGGGCCGCAGTTCGACGCGGCCTGGTGCGACGAGTTCGCCAAGTGGAAGAATTTGCAGGCGACTTGGGACATGCTGCAGTTCGGGCTTCGGCTTGGCGAACCGCTGCAACTGATCACCACCACGCCGCGGCCGGTGAAGCTCTTGAAACAGCTGATGGCGCATGAGCGGGTGCATGTGACGCAGATGCGCACGGCCGACAATGCGCAGAACCTGGCGGCCGGCTTTCTCGCCGCGGTGAAGGAGCGCTACGGCAAAACGCGGCTGGGCCGCCAGGAACTGGACGGCGAGCTGGTCGAGGACCGCGACGACGCGCTGTGGTCGCGGGCGCGGATCGAGGCCGAGACCGCGCCGGCCGGCGAGCTGCGGCGCATCGTGGTGGCGGTGGATCCGCCGGCCTCGGCGACCAAGCGCTCGGACGCCTGCGGCATCGTGGCGGCGGGGCTGGAGGCGGACGGGCGCGCCGTGGTGCTGGCGGATGCAAGTGCCGCCGGTCTTTCGCCGCTCGAATGGGCGGGCAGGGCGGTGGCGCTGTATCACCGCCTCGGCGCCGACTGTATCGTCGCCGAGACCAACCAGGGCGGCGACATGGTCGGCACGGTGATCGCGCAGGTGGACCCGGCCGTGCCGGTCAGGCCGGTGCGCGCCAGCCGCGGCAAGTGGCTGCGCGCCGAGCCGGTGGCGGCCCTCTACGGACAGAGCAAGGTGCGGCACGCGGAGCGTTTCGCGGCACTGGAGGACGAGATGTGCGACTTCGGCCCGGACGGCCTCGCCAACGGCCGCTCGCCTGATCGCGTCGACGCGCTGGTCTGGGCGGTGACGGAACTGATGCTGCGGCAGCGGGCGGAGCCGCGGGTGAGGGGGATGGGGTAGGGGAATAGGCAGTAGGCAGTAGGCAGTAGGAGAATTACGAACCGCTTGGTTAGGCCGCAATATAAGCGAAACAGCGATAGTTGGGCTCATGAAGTCCGCACCTACTGCCTACTGCCTACTCCGCTCACCATTCCACTTTAACAAACTCCAAGGAGGAGCCTCGATGGCTTGGACCTGGCCGTTCGCCGGGCGCGGACGCGTGCGCCTTTCAGAGACGCAGGAGAGGCGCGAGCCGGTCGCGTTGCGAGCAGCTTCGACTCAAGTGGCGGCGACCAAGGCGGCGACCGGCTTCGTCGCGCTGCACATGCAGGGCGAGGCGGCGTGGACCAGGCGCGATTATGCCGGGCTGGCGCGGCAGGGCTACATGATGAACCCGGTCGCGCATCGCTGCGTGCGGCTGGTGGCGGAGGCGGTCGGGGCGGCGCCGCTGGTGCTCTACCAGGGCACGCAGGAGCTGGAGCGGCATCCGGCGCTGGATCTGCTCGCCGCGCCCAATCCGCGCCAGACGGGTGCCGCCTTCATGGAGGCGCTGGCCGGCCATCTGCTGATCTCGGGCAACGCCTATGTCGAGATGGCCGAGGCCAGCGAGGATGCGCGGGAGCTGCATCTGCTGCGGCCGGACCGGGTAAGTGTGGTGGAGGACGCCAATGGCTGGCCGGTGGCGCTCGACTACCGGACGGGCAGGGCGAAGCGACGCATCGCGCTGGGCGAGGCGGCGCTGCACCTAGCGTTGTTCCATCCGCTCGACGACCATTACGGCTTCCCGCCGCTGGAGGCGGCGCTGACCGCGCTCGACCTGCACAATGCGGCGGGGCGCTGGAACAAGGCGCTGCTCGACAATTCGGCCCGGCCCTCCGGCGCGCTGGTCTATGCGCCGAAGGAGGGGGGCAACATGACCGACGAGCAGTTCGACCGGCTGAAGGTCGAGCTGGAGCAGACCTATTCGGGCGCGGCCCATGCCGGGCGGCCGATGGTGCTTGACGGCGGCCTCGACTGGAAGGCGATGGGGCTGACGCCGAAGGACATGGATTTCCTCGAAGCGCGCAACGGCGCCGCCCGCGACATCGCGCTCGCCTTCGGCGTGCCGCCGATGCTGCTCGGCATTCCGGGCGACAACACCTATGCCAATTACCAGGAGGCCAACCGCGCCTTCTACCGCCTGACCGTGCTTCCGATGGTCGGCCGGATCGCGGACGCGTTTTCGCAATTCCTGTCGGCCCGCTTCGGCGAGGAGCTTCGGCTCTGGTACGACGCCGACGGGATTGAGGGTCTCTCGCTGGAGCGCGAGGCGCTGTGGCGCCGGCTGCAGGCGGCGGACTTCCTCACCGACGACGAGAAGCGGGAGGCGGTGGGGTATGGGAGGAGGCAGTAGGCAGTAGGCAGTAGGCAGTAGGCAGTAGGGAAGAGGATCCCTCCATGCCTGGTCGCCGGCTGCGATGACCGCCTAAGCCCTACTGCCTACTGCCTCCCGAAGGGATCATCCAACATGACGGATCTGTCGAACACGACCTGGCTGTGGGTCGCGAAGGGCCTTGGCGCGGTGGCGGGGTCGGCGATCTCGATCGCCTATGTGCTGCCGAAGGGGCGCCGCGAGGCGGCGATCCGCTTTGCAGTGGGCGTCGTCGCGGGGCTCGCCTTCGGCGGCGCGGCCGGCATCAAGATCGCGGCGGAGCTCGAGATCGCCGACCGGCTGGGGCCGGTCGAGACGACACTGATGGGCTCGGCGGCCGCGAGCCTTTGCGCCTGGTGGGCCGTGGGGCTCGTCTCGCGCCGTCTGGCGCGGAAGCCGGCGGACGCGGCGCGCGACTGATCGCGGGCACCCGCGTGCCGGCACGGAGCCGGAGAGTACAATCACAAGGAGAGCGAGATGACGGTGGAGCCGGCGCGCCGGCCTGTCGAGCGCAAGTTCGCGGGCGTGGTGCTGGAGGATGTCGAGGCCGACGGCGCCTTTTCGGGCTATGCCAGCCTGTTCGGCAAGGTGGACCTGTCGCGCGACGCGGTGGAGCCGGGCGCCTTCCTGCGCTCGCTGAGACGGCGCGGGCCGGAGAGCGTGCGGATGCTGTTCCAGCACGATCCGAACCAGCCGATCGGCAGGTGGACGACGATCCGCGAGGACGCGCGCGGGCTCTACGTGCGCGGCCGGCTGACGCCGGGCGTGGCGCGGTCGCGCGAGGTGCTGGCGCTGATGCGGTCCGGCGCGCTCGACGGGCTGTCGATCGGCTTCCGCACCGTGCGGGCGCGAAAGGATGCCGGCACCGGCGTGCGGCGCATCCTCGAGGCGGATTTGTGGGAAATCTCGGTCGTGACCTTCCCGATGCTGCCGGAGGCGCGGATCGACCGCGTCAAGGGAACCGGCCCGGCGGGCATCACGCGGATGCGCCGGGACATCGTGCGGCAGCTACGCGGCGAGGCCGCGGCACTGAGACAGGCAGGGCTGGCGAAGCGGTTCCGCCAGGCAGCGCAGACACTCCAGACAGAAGAAGAGGACAGGTTCGCATGAGCAACGACACGCATGCGCCCGAGGTGAAGGGCGCCGACATTTCCGAGGCCTTCGGCGAGTTCATGAGCGCCTTCGAGGCATTTCGGGAGGCCAATGACGAGCGGATCGCGCAGATCGAGACCCGTTTCGGCGAAGACACCGTGACGGCCGAAAAGGTGGACCGCATCGGCAAGGCGCTCGACGAGCAGAAGCGGGCGATGGACCAGCTGCTGCTGCGCAAGGCGCGGCCGGCGCTCGGTCGCGAGGCGGGCGGGCGCGTTGCGAGCGAGCATAAGGAGGCCTTCGAGGCCTATGTGCGGCGCGGCGACGAGCGCGGCCTGCAGGCGGTGGACATCAAGGCGATGTCCTATGGCTCAGGCCCCGACGGCGGCTATCTGGTGCCGGAGGAGACCGAGACCGAGATCGGCAAGCGGCTGGCGAACCTGTCGCCGATCCGCTCGATCGCCTCGGTGCGGCAGGTGTCGACCGCCGTGCTGAAGAAGCCGTTCGCGGTGTCCGGCCCGTCGTCGGGCTGGGTGGCGGAGACGGCGTCGCGGCCGCAGACCAACACGGCGACGCTGTCGGAGCTGTCGTTCCCTGCGATGGAGATCTACGCCATGCCGGCGGCGACCGCCTCGCTGCTGGAGGATAGCGCGGTCGATCTCGACCAGTGGATCGCCAGCGAAGTGGAAGCGGCCTTCGCCGAGCAGGAGGGCACTGCCTTCGTCACCGGCAACGGCACCAACAAGCCGAAGGGTTTCCTCGACTATACGGCGGTCGCGGACGGCTCGTGGAGCTGGGGCAACCTCGGCTATGTCGCGACCGGCGTCGACGGGGCATTGCCGGCGTCCCACCCCTCCGACAAGCTGATCGACCTGATCTACAGCCTGCGGGCGGGCTACCGGCAAAACGCGGTGTTCGTGATGAACCGCAAGGTGCAGGCCTCGATCCGCAAGCTGAAGGATGCCGACGGCAACTATCTCTGGCAGCCGCCGGCGGGCCCCGGCGCGCGGGCGATGC contains:
- a CDS encoding HK97 family phage prohead protease, producing MTVEPARRPVERKFAGVVLEDVEADGAFSGYASLFGKVDLSRDAVEPGAFLRSLRRRGPESVRMLFQHDPNQPIGRWTTIREDARGLYVRGRLTPGVARSREVLALMRSGALDGLSIGFRTVRARKDAGTGVRRILEADLWEISVVTFPMLPEARIDRVKGTGPAGITRMRRDIVRQLRGEAAALRQAGLAKRFRQAAQTLQTEEEDRFA
- a CDS encoding DUF6107 family protein, with amino-acid sequence MTDLSNTTWLWVAKGLGAVAGSAISIAYVLPKGRREAAIRFAVGVVAGLAFGGAAGIKIAAELEIADRLGPVETTLMGSAAASLCAWWAVGLVSRRLARKPADAARD
- a CDS encoding DNA-packaging protein — protein: MRGRPAQIPIWRSLLPDPPETWLVVGGRGAGKTLLGAEWVNGLVRGFPPYSRRPKYRNIALVGETLADVREVMIDGPSGIRTVARGSRPRFEATRRRLVWDNGAVAQAFSSEDPDSLRGPQFDAAWCDEFAKWKNLQATWDMLQFGLRLGEPLQLITTTPRPVKLLKQLMAHERVHVTQMRTADNAQNLAAGFLAAVKERYGKTRLGRQELDGELVEDRDDALWSRARIEAETAPAGELRRIVVAVDPPASATKRSDACGIVAAGLEADGRAVVLADASAAGLSPLEWAGRAVALYHRLGADCIVAETNQGGDMVGTVIAQVDPAVPVRPVRASRGKWLRAEPVAALYGQSKVRHAERFAALEDEMCDFGPDGLANGRSPDRVDALVWAVTELMLRQRAEPRVRGMG
- a CDS encoding phage portal protein; translation: MAWTWPFAGRGRVRLSETQERREPVALRAASTQVAATKAATGFVALHMQGEAAWTRRDYAGLARQGYMMNPVAHRCVRLVAEAVGAAPLVLYQGTQELERHPALDLLAAPNPRQTGAAFMEALAGHLLISGNAYVEMAEASEDARELHLLRPDRVSVVEDANGWPVALDYRTGRAKRRIALGEAALHLALFHPLDDHYGFPPLEAALTALDLHNAAGRWNKALLDNSARPSGALVYAPKEGGNMTDEQFDRLKVELEQTYSGAAHAGRPMVLDGGLDWKAMGLTPKDMDFLEARNGAARDIALAFGVPPMLLGIPGDNTYANYQEANRAFYRLTVLPMVGRIADAFSQFLSARFGEELRLWYDADGIEGLSLEREALWRRLQAADFLTDDEKREAVGYGRRQ
- a CDS encoding PAS domain-containing protein; this encodes MAALIRDYDWTATPLGPIDIWPSPLKTIVGAILRSPVPIVTLWGERGTMIYNDPYSRFAGERHPSLLGSAVREGWPEVADFNDNVMKVVLGRGDVLSYRDQELTLYRRDGAPEQVFMDLDYSPVLGELGEPIGVMAIVVETTERVAADRKLRESEDRFRNIADAAPTYMWISDSSYGCTWFNQPWLDFTGRPLSAELGEGWLDNVHPDDREEVLAAYDRSFAACEPFRLTYRIRRRDGEWRTFEETGVPQIAADGTFINFVGCCNDVTEQRAAEDALRESETRLRFLDELALETSASLDADAILATTTRMLGQHLGVAICAYADMEADQDHFTIRGDWSAPGSPSIVGYYSLADFGRKAVDVLGRGLPLIVNDNLKELAPEEAATFQAIGIGSTICMPLVKEGRLTALMAIHHKGPHHWSNGELSLLREVTERSWAHVERVRSDQASRDAAERLRLATAAASIGTWDFDPQTGALRWDERCKQLFGLPPDAHVTYEGSFLAGLHPDDRQRADQAVRIALSASDPHPFDIEYRTVGIEDGVLRWIAATGSAEFHNGKAVRFVGAVHDITARKGAEMRLQLLNDTGAAVAADRDLASIVQTVTDAGVELTGAQFGAFFYNVVDEAGDSYMLYALSGASRDAFAGYPMPRATHVFRPTFEGEGVVRSDDILLDPRYGRNAPNKGMPEGHLPVRSYLAVPVVSRTGEVLGGLFFGHAEPRRFTEVHEQAILGIAGHAASALDNARLLESVERELQERRRAEQALQSLNSTLEERVRAAVAERTLAEEQLRQAQKMEAIGNLTGGIAHDFNNLLMAVLGSLELLRRRLPDDPALLRLVDNAVQGAQRGSALTQRMLAFARRQDLNIQDVDAERLVAGMTELLQRSLGPMFSIETSFPPSLPAVVTDPYQLESALLNLAVNARDAMPGSGSIMIGGREEVLSQPTGDLKPGRYVCISITDTGEGMDEETLKKAAEPFFTTKGVGKGTGLGLSMVKGLAEQSGGTLRLASRPGVGTTAEIWLPAGGAAPLAAEENVVPAPVETGRQHKALRVLCVDDDVLVLMNSVAMLEDLGHQVVEASSAAEALDLFREGQFDLVMTDHAMPKMTGTELARELRAIRPEVPIILATGYAERTPGMSDELPRLAKPFWQADLEAAILSAMTGKGPAPKSGQG
- a CDS encoding phage major capsid protein, with translation MSNDTHAPEVKGADISEAFGEFMSAFEAFREANDERIAQIETRFGEDTVTAEKVDRIGKALDEQKRAMDQLLLRKARPALGREAGGRVASEHKEAFEAYVRRGDERGLQAVDIKAMSYGSGPDGGYLVPEETETEIGKRLANLSPIRSIASVRQVSTAVLKKPFAVSGPSSGWVAETASRPQTNTATLSELSFPAMEIYAMPAATASLLEDSAVDLDQWIASEVEAAFAEQEGTAFVTGNGTNKPKGFLDYTAVADGSWSWGNLGYVATGVDGALPASHPSDKLIDLIYSLRAGYRQNAVFVMNRKVQASIRKLKDADGNYLWQPPAGPGARAMLMGFPLVEAEDMPDAAADSLSIAFGDFGRGYLVVDRTGVRVLRDPYSAKPYVLFYTTKRVGGGVQDFNAIKLMKFGEA